In the genome of Gaiellales bacterium, the window TGACCCCTACTGGCGGGAGAGGATGCGCGCGGGGGTGATCGGCAGGTCGCGGAAGCGCACGCCGGTGGCGGCGTAGATCGCGTTCGCGACGGCGGCGGCCGTGCCGACGATGCCGATCTCGCCGATGCCCTTCGAGCCCATCGGGTTGACGCGCAGATCCTCCTCGTCGACCCAGCCGACGTCGATCTCGCCGACGTCCGCGTTCGTGGGCACGTGGTACTGGGCCAGGTCGTGGTTCACGAACGCGCCCAGCGCCGGGTCGACGACCGTCTCCTCGAACAGCGCCATCGACATCCCCATGGTCATGCCGCCCAGGAACTGCGACCGGGCCGTGCGCGGGTTGATGATCCTGCCGCACGCGAACATGCCGAGCGCCCGCGGGATGCGCACCTCGCCCGTGGCCGGGTCGACCCGCGCCTCGATGAACTGGGCGCCGAACGCGTGGCGGGCGAACTCCTTGCCGGGGTCGTCGTCCTTGCCGGTGTCCACGTGCACCTCGGGCTCGCCGGCCCGCAGCCGCTCGCACGCCTTCACGATCGCCGTTCCCCACGAGGTGGTGCCCATCGAGCCGCCGGCGAGCATCGCCTGGCCGGACTCGCTGTCGCCGATCACGACGCGCACGCGGTCGAGCGGCACCTCGAGCGCATCCGCGGCGATCTGGGTGAGGACGGTGCGGGCGCCGGTGCCGATGTCCGCGGCGGTGATCCGGATGGTGAACGTACCGTCGTCCTCGGCCGTCCCGTGGGCGGTCGATCCGACCCGGCGGGCGGGATAGGTGGACGATGCGACGCCCATGCCGACGAGCCAGCGGCCGTCGCGGCGGCCGCCCGGCTCGCGCCGGCCGTCCCAGCCGAAGCGCTCAGCGCCCTGGCGCAGGCACTCGACCAGGTTTCGGGTCGAGAACGGATTCCCGGACTCCGGGTCGATCTCCGGCTCGTTTCGGATCCGCAGCTCGATCGGGTCGAGCTCGCAGGCGACGGCCAGCTCGTCCATGGCCGACTCGAGCGCGAACATGCCCGGGCACTCGCCCGGCGCGCGCATCCAGGAGGGCGTCGGCACGTCGAGCGCGACCAGCCGGTGCGTCGTCCGCCGGGCCGGCGAGGCGTAGAGCATCCGCGTGACGACGGCCGTCTGCTCGGCGAACTCCTGCACGGTCGAGGTCTGCTCGATGACGTCGTGGGCGATCGCCTGGAGGCGGCCGTCGCGGCCGGCGCCGAGGCGTATCCGCTGGATCGTCGGCGTGCGGTAGCCGGTGAGCGTGAACATCTGCTGGCGGGTCACCGCCAGCTTGACCGGCCGGCCGACGTGGCGGGCGCACAGGGCGGCCAGGACGACGTGCGGCCGCGGCGTCCCCTTCGAGCCGAACCCGCCGCCGACGTGCGGCGCGATCACGTGCACGCGCTCGGCGTCGATCGCGAACACCTTGGCGATCGCCTGCGCCACGTTCCAGGCACCCTGGTTCGAGTCGTACAGGGTGAGCCCGTCGCCCTCCCAGAGGGCGATCGTCGCGTGGGGCTCCATCGCGTTGTTGTGCTCGGTGGGCGTCGTGTACGTCTCGTCGACCCTCACCGCCGCGGCGCCCAGCGCGGCGTCGACGTCGCCCTCCTCGGTGTCGGTCGGGAAGTTGGGGTTCACCTTCTCCGGCCGGTAGAGCTCGGGATGGTCGGGACGCAGGACGACGTCGTGCGGTGCGGAGTCGTAGTCCACCCGGACGAGCTCCGCCGCCTGCCGGGCCGTCTCGAGGGTCTCCGCGATCGTGACCGCCACGATCTCGCCGCGGTAGGCGACGACGGGCGACTGGAGCACGGCCAGCTCGCCCTCGGCGCCGGGCAGGTTGGGGGCATTCTCGGCCGAGAGCACGTCCAGGAACCCGGGCAGCGAGCGCGCCGGCTCGGCATCGATCCCGCGCACCGATCCGCGGGCGACCGATGACGTGACGACCGCGGCGTAGGCGACCCCCTCGGGTGCGTGCTCGTAGGCATAGACCGCCCGGCCGGTGACCTTCTCGCGCCCCTCGACCCGCTCGACCGGGACGCCGACGTTGCGCACGGCGATGCTCATGCCGCCAGCCCCTCGAGCGTCTGCACGAGCGCCGCCCGCGCGAGGTCGACCTTGTAGGCGTTGTCGCGCAAGGGCCGGGCGGCGGCCAGCTCGGCGTCGGCCGCCGCCACGAACGCCTCGGGGCCGGCGACCTCGCCGCGGAGGGCGTCCTCGGCGACGGTCGCTCGCCAGGGCCGGTGCGCCAGGCCGCCGAACGCGATGCGCACGTCGACCACCCGCCCGTCGGCGACCTCGAGGGCCGCGGCGACCGAGACGATGGCGAACGCGTACGAGGCCCGCTCCCGCACCTTGCGGTAGCGCGACAGGGCGGCCAGCGGCAGGGCCGGAAGGTCGACCGCGACGATCAGCTCGCCGTCGCCGAGCACCGTGTCGCGCTGCGGCTCGTCGCCGGGCAGGCGGTGGAACTCGACCAGCGGGATGTCGCGCGGGCCGGCGGGCGAGACGACCCGCACCGTCGCGTCGAACGCGGCCAGCGCCACCGCCATATCCGAGGGGTGGGTGGCCACGCAGTGCTCGGAGTGGCCGAGGATCGCCAGGTTCCGGTGCTCGCCCTCGACGGCCGGGCAGCCGCTCCCGGGCTCGCGCTTGTTGCACGGCATCGTGACGTTCTGGAAGTAGGGGCACCGGGTGCGCTGCATCAGGTTGCCGGCGGTCGTGGCCAGGTTGCGCAGCTGGCCCGATGCGCCGGCCAGGAGCGCCTCGGCCAGCGCCGGGTAGCGCTCGCGGATGCGGGAATCGGCGGCGAGCTCGCTGTTTCGCACGCCCGCGCCGATGCGCACGCCACCGTCCTCCAGCGGCTCGATCCGGTCGAGCGGCAGCCGGGTGACGTCGACGAGCAGGGACGGCGTCTCGACCCCGAGCCGCATGAGGTCGACGAGGTTCGTGCCGCCGCCGAGGAACTTCGCGCCCGGATCGGCGACGGCGGCGACGGCGGCCGGCTCGTCGGCGGCGCGCTCGTAGCGGAACGGCCTCACAGGCCGGCCGCCTCCTCGATGGCGGCGACGATGTTCGGGTAGGCGCCGCAGCGGCAGATGTTGCCGCTCATGCGCTCGCGGATCTCGTCGGCGTCGAGCCGAGGGACCCCGGTGACGTCGGCTGTCGCATGGCTCGGCCAGCCTGCCTCGACCTCGGCCATCATCCCGACGGCAGAGCAGATCTGGCCGGGCGTGCAGTAGCCGCACTGGAAGCCGTCCTGCGCGACGAAGGCGGACTGCATCGGGTGCAGCTCCTCGTCGGCGGCGAGGCCCTCGATGGTCGTCACATGGGTGCCGTCCAGCGTCACGGCGAGCAGCAGGCACCCGTTCGCTCGACGCCCGTCCACGAGGACGGTGCAGGCGCCGCACTGGCCGTGGTCGCAGCCCTTCTTCGCGCCGGTGAGCCCGAGCCCCTCGCGCAGAAGATCGAGCAGCGAGGTGCGCGTGTCGAGCTCGAGCGCGTGCTCCTCGCCGTTGATGC includes:
- a CDS encoding xanthine dehydrogenase family protein subunit M; this encodes MRPFRYERAADEPAAVAAVADPGAKFLGGGTNLVDLMRLGVETPSLLVDVTRLPLDRIEPLEDGGVRIGAGVRNSELAADSRIRERYPALAEALLAGASGQLRNLATTAGNLMQRTRCPYFQNVTMPCNKREPGSGCPAVEGEHRNLAILGHSEHCVATHPSDMAVALAAFDATVRVVSPAGPRDIPLVEFHRLPGDEPQRDTVLGDGELIVAVDLPALPLAALSRYRKVRERASYAFAIVSVAAALEVADGRVVDVRIAFGGLAHRPWRATVAEDALRGEVAGPEAFVAAADAELAAARPLRDNAYKVDLARAALVQTLEGLAA
- a CDS encoding 2Fe-2S iron-sulfur cluster-binding protein, which gives rise to MDRLAPEAPQLASVSLRINGEEHALELDTRTSLLDLLREGLGLTGAKKGCDHGQCGACTVLVDGRRANGCLLLAVTLDGTHVTTIEGLAADEELHPMQSAFVAQDGFQCGYCTPGQICSAVGMMAEVEAGWPSHATADVTGVPRLDADEIRERMSGNICRCGAYPNIVAAIEEAAGL
- a CDS encoding xanthine dehydrogenase family protein molybdopterin-binding subunit; the encoded protein is MSIAVRNVGVPVERVEGREKVTGRAVYAYEHAPEGVAYAAVVTSSVARGSVRGIDAEPARSLPGFLDVLSAENAPNLPGAEGELAVLQSPVVAYRGEIVAVTIAETLETARQAAELVRVDYDSAPHDVVLRPDHPELYRPEKVNPNFPTDTEEGDVDAALGAAAVRVDETYTTPTEHNNAMEPHATIALWEGDGLTLYDSNQGAWNVAQAIAKVFAIDAERVHVIAPHVGGGFGSKGTPRPHVVLAALCARHVGRPVKLAVTRQQMFTLTGYRTPTIQRIRLGAGRDGRLQAIAHDVIEQTSTVQEFAEQTAVVTRMLYASPARRTTHRLVALDVPTPSWMRAPGECPGMFALESAMDELAVACELDPIELRIRNEPEIDPESGNPFSTRNLVECLRQGAERFGWDGRREPGGRRDGRWLVGMGVASSTYPARRVGSTAHGTAEDDGTFTIRITAADIGTGARTVLTQIAADALEVPLDRVRVVIGDSESGQAMLAGGSMGTTSWGTAIVKACERLRAGEPEVHVDTGKDDDPGKEFARHAFGAQFIEARVDPATGEVRIPRALGMFACGRIINPRTARSQFLGGMTMGMSMALFEETVVDPALGAFVNHDLAQYHVPTNADVGEIDVGWVDEEDLRVNPMGSKGIGEIGIVGTAAAVANAIYAATGVRFRDLPITPARILSRQ